One window of Treponema denticola genomic DNA carries:
- a CDS encoding ABC transporter substrate-binding protein — protein sequence MKKEIKKMRWIMYATLFIITIILSACGNSETTDVQTKKIVSVAITKPWDSMMPLNTNSNYSRFVYDQIYDRLFMSKANGDYEPRLAKSWSLNADSSAITFKLQENVKWHDGTPFTAADVVFSFQMYSNPEVDALSRYHLQYIKGVDSSGVQISNKSIAVFANSDYEVTFEFKKPMYFGSFMNDLDTVFIIPKHIFEGKTPQEINAPELWAKAIGTGPFKYESEISGERMELVRNENYFQGAPDIERLVIRVVDTTSLLANLMSKDIDINVLGSIPLQDWSAAVEDKNINTTSVPTTNYTMLIINTQKPYMTKPVRQAINMALNRGIYVNSLYQGQAVPIVTPISPLSPYYNEKVSIWFDKEKAKQILIQENFPFDTTLKFYTSAGGDNQRLAALIIQDLEAIGLKVEIIQADFSKLMADMRKGTHDFGTIGSGGSMDPGESREMIAIDSAVNFSHVKDTRLSDLIDEGNDKLEFNERKVIFDKYQETVKDESAIAYLFTKNSLVGYNPKLDNIIIEDFSNLNWKIWTWKVK from the coding sequence ATGAAAAAAGAAATCAAGAAAATGAGATGGATTATGTATGCTACATTATTCATAATCACAATTATTTTATCTGCATGCGGGAACTCTGAAACTACAGATGTACAAACAAAAAAAATTGTTTCAGTAGCTATTACAAAGCCATGGGATTCAATGATGCCGCTTAATACAAACAGCAATTACAGCAGATTTGTTTATGATCAAATCTATGATAGACTGTTTATGTCAAAGGCAAACGGAGATTATGAACCTCGATTGGCAAAAAGTTGGAGTTTGAATGCAGACAGTTCTGCAATCACGTTTAAACTACAAGAGAATGTAAAGTGGCATGATGGAACACCATTTACGGCTGCAGATGTTGTTTTTAGTTTCCAAATGTACTCTAACCCCGAAGTAGATGCACTGAGCCGGTATCATTTGCAATATATCAAGGGTGTTGATTCATCAGGTGTTCAGATTTCAAATAAATCCATAGCAGTATTTGCAAATAGTGATTATGAAGTTACATTTGAATTTAAAAAGCCAATGTATTTCGGAAGTTTCATGAATGATTTAGACACAGTGTTTATTATTCCAAAGCATATTTTTGAAGGAAAAACTCCACAAGAAATAAATGCACCTGAATTATGGGCAAAAGCAATAGGCACAGGGCCATTTAAATATGAAAGCGAAATTAGCGGGGAAAGGATGGAGTTAGTCAGAAACGAAAACTATTTCCAAGGAGCACCCGATATTGAACGCTTAGTTATAAGAGTTGTAGATACTACAAGTTTGTTGGCTAACTTAATGAGTAAAGATATAGACATAAACGTATTAGGCTCTATCCCATTACAAGATTGGAGTGCCGCTGTAGAAGATAAAAATATCAACACAACTTCGGTTCCCACAACAAATTATACTATGCTCATTATCAACACCCAAAAACCATATATGACAAAACCGGTACGGCAAGCGATAAATATGGCTCTAAATAGGGGTATATATGTAAATTCTCTTTATCAGGGACAAGCTGTACCGATAGTAACGCCTATTTCACCTCTTAGCCCATATTACAACGAAAAGGTAAGTATTTGGTTTGATAAAGAAAAAGCAAAGCAAATTTTGATCCAAGAGAATTTTCCGTTTGATACAACATTAAAATTCTATACTTCAGCAGGAGGAGATAATCAACGGTTAGCTGCTTTAATTATTCAGGACTTAGAAGCAATTGGTTTAAAGGTAGAAATAATTCAAGCGGACTTTTCAAAGTTGATGGCTGATATGAGAAAAGGTACTCATGATTTCGGAACAATAGGCTCCGGAGGCTCAATGGATCCCGGAGAAAGCCGCGAAATGATTGCTATAGATAGTGCAGTAAACTTTTCACATGTTAAAGATACAAGGCTCAGCGATTTAATTGATGAAGGAAACGATAAGCTTGAGTTCAATGAAAGAAAGGTTATTTTTGATAAGTACCAAGAAACTGTAAAAGATGAGTCCGCTATTGCTTATTTGTTTACAAAAAATAGTCTGGTAGGTTATAATCCAAAATTGGATAATATTATCATTGAAGACTTTTCCAATCTTAACTGGAAAATTTGGACATGGAAAGTAAAATAA
- a CDS encoding OsmC family protein translates to MSTFRAKVRREEKFRMKCESGNHTMLLDEPLKAGGTDLAMNPVEALLSALGACKCINAWIFADQFGINLKDIVFEMEGDIGALEKVDNCLPLIFKSIHTKITVFSDNTEEEIKKFIEYIELRCPVRNTIINQVPCTSEIVIGNL, encoded by the coding sequence ATGTCAACTTTTAGAGCGAAGGTAAGAAGAGAAGAAAAATTCAGAATGAAATGCGAATCCGGCAATCATACTATGCTGCTGGATGAACCGCTAAAAGCAGGAGGAACGGACTTGGCCATGAATCCTGTTGAAGCACTTTTATCAGCCCTTGGAGCCTGCAAATGTATAAATGCTTGGATTTTTGCCGACCAGTTCGGTATTAATCTTAAAGATATAGTTTTTGAAATGGAAGGTGATATAGGCGCACTGGAAAAGGTAGATAATTGCCTGCCTTTGATTTTTAAAAGCATTCATACTAAAATTACCGTGTTCTCAGATAATACGGAAGAAGAGATCAAAAAATTTATAGAATATATTGAACTTCGTTGTCCTGTAAGAAATACCATTATCAATCAAGTACCATGTACAAGTGAAATTGTAATAGGGAATCTCTAA
- a CDS encoding ABC transporter permease, giving the protein MKLKYVIKRLLIAIPTFLGITFFTYLILSMAGSPLDAYLADPRITVMELERKRNSLGLDQPIIIQYFIWLKNFFNMDLGFSFQSQRPVTQMIFERMGITALLAGSSLILSLLISIPLGIFSASKPNSFRDHAGSAFSFILVATPNFFMGLILIYFFAIKLRLLPSGGLFDATGKKTAIMLLKHMILPTLVLSFQQIGSWMRYMRGSMLEVLQEDYITTARAKGLKRNQVYYTHALKNSLIPIITVVGMSIPSLVGGAVVTEQVFGWPGIGTLMVQAINAKDYPVIMGITVNISIAVLVANLITDLAYGLVDPRISYK; this is encoded by the coding sequence ATGAAACTTAAATATGTCATTAAAAGATTACTCATAGCCATCCCCACTTTTTTAGGTATAACTTTTTTTACATATTTAATTCTTTCTATGGCCGGAAGTCCGCTTGATGCATACTTGGCAGATCCAAGAATAACGGTAATGGAGCTTGAAAGAAAAAGAAATTCCCTTGGGCTGGATCAACCAATAATCATTCAATATTTTATATGGTTAAAGAATTTTTTTAATATGGATCTTGGGTTTTCGTTTCAATCGCAAAGGCCCGTAACACAAATGATTTTTGAAAGAATGGGTATTACAGCTTTATTGGCAGGTTCTTCGCTGATTCTCTCCTTATTGATTTCCATTCCATTAGGAATATTCTCTGCATCTAAACCTAATAGCTTTAGAGACCATGCCGGCAGTGCATTTTCATTTATTTTAGTAGCTACACCTAATTTTTTTATGGGGTTAATATTAATATATTTTTTTGCAATTAAATTAAGACTTCTTCCTTCAGGAGGTTTGTTTGATGCAACCGGAAAGAAAACAGCCATTATGCTATTAAAACACATGATTTTGCCTACCTTAGTTCTATCATTCCAACAAATAGGTAGCTGGATGCGGTATATGCGGGGCAGTATGCTTGAAGTTTTACAAGAAGACTATATCACTACAGCAAGAGCAAAAGGTCTAAAAAGAAATCAAGTTTATTATACACATGCACTTAAAAATTCTCTTATACCTATTATAACGGTAGTAGGAATGTCAATCCCCTCATTGGTGGGAGGGGCCGTAGTTACAGAACAAGTTTTCGGATGGCCGGGGATAGGGACTTTAATGGTTCAAGCTATTAATGCTAAAGATTATCCTGTAATTATGGGAATTACAGTAAATATATCTATTGCCGTATTAGTAGCGAATTTAATAACGGATTTAGCTTATGGATTAGTCGATCCTAGAATTTCATATAAGTAG
- a CDS encoding TIGR01440 family protein, producing MSGIDLEKIKEETIAALNELLEAASLKAGDILVLGCSTSEVSGGVIGKASNEEAGRTIVSALLSVLEPKGIFLAVQGCEHINRALVIEKESQEKYGFEEVSVVPALHAGGAASLAAYNLFKSPVMIEHVRAHAGMDIGDTEIGMHVKFVQVPVRLKTKYIGSARLTALKSRPKLIGGERAVYEKC from the coding sequence ATGAGCGGGATCGATTTAGAAAAAATAAAAGAAGAAACTATAGCCGCCTTAAATGAGCTTCTTGAAGCGGCGTCTTTAAAAGCCGGAGACATACTTGTCCTAGGCTGCAGCACCAGCGAGGTTTCGGGAGGAGTAATCGGTAAGGCATCAAATGAAGAAGCCGGAAGAACAATAGTCTCCGCCCTGCTTTCAGTCCTTGAACCGAAAGGAATTTTTTTGGCAGTTCAAGGCTGCGAACACATAAACCGAGCCCTCGTTATCGAAAAGGAATCTCAAGAAAAATACGGCTTTGAAGAGGTGTCCGTAGTTCCCGCCCTCCACGCAGGAGGAGCCGCTTCCCTCGCCGCCTACAATCTTTTTAAGTCTCCGGTTATGATAGAACATGTAAGAGCACATGCCGGCATGGACATAGGAGACACCGAAATCGGAATGCATGTAAAATTTGTGCAAGTACCCGTAAGGCTTAAAACCAAGTACATAGGCTCGGCGAGGCTCACAGCCCTAAAAAGCCGCCCCAAATTGATCGGCGGCGAAAGAGCCGTGTATGAAAAATGTTAG
- a CDS encoding 4Fe-4S dicluster domain-containing protein, which translates to MLNINNNTSNIKREILVRIAKLQLEGKLQEGVHYIPREMVPRNSTPIRCCIFHDREIMRHRVIARLGCSLENYDEEKTLAQFAKEALEREKPTWPMLTVLDEACNACVKSKYMITNACQACVARPCMMNCPKTAIAISGGRARIDEEKCINCGICLKNCPYHAVIKIPVPCEEACPVGAISKDENGKERIDYHKCIFCGNCMRECPFGAMMDKGQIVDVIKHLMSGKKVSVLYAPAVAAQFKAVPGQLESALKKAGFNKVWEVAIGADITADREASEFEERMEHGHILMTTSCCPAYVRAVKKHVPALVPCISDTRSPMHYTAELAKKEDPDCVTVFIGPCLAKRREGLEDEFVDYVLSIEELGALLTAKEIDISKEEALPGKITPTSSGRGFAASGGVAEAVRVRLKKPENLRPVLINGLNKEGMKQLASYGKIQSGELPHDSSTPNLVEVMSCEGGCIGGPSVITNQKLAASQLKKYADEGLSYSREKDLT; encoded by the coding sequence ATGCTTAACATAAATAATAACACATCTAATATCAAAAGAGAAATTCTTGTACGCATTGCCAAGCTCCAACTTGAAGGTAAGCTTCAAGAAGGCGTTCACTATATTCCGAGAGAAATGGTTCCGCGAAACAGTACACCTATAAGGTGCTGTATTTTTCATGACAGGGAAATAATGAGGCATCGGGTAATTGCAAGGCTCGGCTGTTCTTTGGAAAATTATGATGAAGAAAAGACCTTGGCTCAATTTGCAAAAGAAGCTTTAGAAAGAGAAAAACCGACATGGCCCATGCTCACCGTTTTGGATGAGGCCTGTAATGCCTGCGTAAAAAGCAAATACATGATTACAAACGCTTGTCAAGCCTGTGTTGCCCGTCCCTGCATGATGAACTGCCCTAAAACCGCTATAGCGATTTCGGGAGGAAGAGCCCGCATTGATGAAGAAAAATGTATAAACTGCGGTATCTGTTTAAAAAACTGCCCCTACCATGCCGTTATAAAAATTCCCGTTCCGTGTGAAGAAGCCTGTCCGGTGGGTGCCATTTCAAAAGACGAAAACGGTAAAGAAAGAATCGATTACCATAAATGTATTTTTTGCGGAAACTGTATGAGGGAATGTCCTTTTGGCGCCATGATGGATAAGGGGCAGATTGTGGATGTCATAAAACATTTAATGAGCGGGAAAAAGGTTTCCGTCCTCTATGCCCCTGCGGTTGCCGCTCAGTTTAAGGCCGTTCCTGGACAGCTTGAGTCTGCCTTAAAAAAGGCCGGTTTCAATAAGGTTTGGGAAGTAGCTATAGGTGCGGACATAACGGCTGACCGTGAAGCATCCGAGTTTGAAGAGAGAATGGAACACGGCCATATCTTAATGACTACCTCCTGCTGTCCTGCTTATGTAAGGGCAGTAAAAAAACATGTTCCGGCCCTTGTTCCCTGTATCTCGGATACAAGAAGCCCAATGCACTATACGGCCGAATTGGCAAAAAAAGAAGATCCGGACTGTGTTACCGTATTTATCGGCCCCTGTCTTGCAAAGAGGAGGGAGGGCTTGGAAGATGAGTTTGTAGATTATGTTTTGTCGATAGAAGAATTGGGGGCCTTGCTTACTGCCAAAGAAATAGATATTTCCAAGGAAGAAGCCTTGCCCGGAAAAATTACGCCGACCTCTTCTGGAAGGGGCTTTGCAGCCTCAGGCGGTGTTGCCGAAGCTGTAAGAGTTCGTCTTAAAAAACCTGAAAACCTCCGGCCCGTGCTTATAAACGGCCTTAATAAAGAAGGAATGAAGCAGCTTGCCTCCTATGGTAAAATTCAAAGCGGAGAGCTTCCTCATGATTCGTCCACGCCCAACCTTGTAGAAGTTATGTCATGTGAAGGCGGCTGCATAGGCGGGCCTTCGGTTATCACAAACCAAAAACTTGCCGCAAGCCAACTAAAAAAATACGCAGATGAAGGACTTTCTTATTCGAGAGAAAAAGATTTAACGTAG
- a CDS encoding ABC transporter ATP-binding protein, with the protein MNSEYLLETINLSKHFSESKSLFNWNPKSVKAVNNVNIKVKPKEVLGLVGESGCGKSTLGRTILRLLPATSGKILYKGNDILKYNNKQMFELRKKMQIIFQDVYSSLNPRMTVGDIVTAPLNVFKEGDKKYRQNKVIEMLEEVGLRSQYLNRFPHEFSGGQRQRIVIARSLIMNPELVICDEPVSALDVSVRAQVLNLMKKLKEEKGLTYIFISHDLSVVNHISDRIAVMYLGNVIELAERDELFKNAFHPYTKALLSAVPIASTEARKNRIILKGDIPNPYDPPKGCCFNTRCPKVTQRCREEIPELKTLASDHLCACFYPD; encoded by the coding sequence ATGAACTCTGAGTACCTACTGGAAACAATAAATTTAAGCAAGCATTTCTCTGAATCAAAAAGCCTTTTTAATTGGAATCCTAAATCAGTAAAGGCTGTAAACAACGTAAATATCAAAGTCAAACCTAAAGAGGTTCTTGGATTGGTTGGAGAATCAGGCTGCGGAAAAAGTACATTAGGCAGAACCATACTCCGTCTATTGCCTGCAACAAGCGGAAAAATATTATATAAGGGCAATGACATTCTAAAATATAATAATAAACAGATGTTTGAACTGAGAAAAAAAATGCAAATTATATTTCAAGATGTATACAGCTCTTTAAATCCGCGAATGACTGTCGGTGATATTGTTACAGCTCCCTTAAATGTTTTTAAAGAGGGAGATAAAAAATATAGGCAAAATAAAGTTATAGAAATGCTCGAAGAAGTAGGCCTTAGATCACAATATTTAAACCGATTCCCCCATGAATTTTCGGGAGGTCAGAGACAAAGGATTGTAATAGCCCGTTCTTTAATAATGAATCCGGAACTGGTGATTTGTGACGAGCCTGTTTCGGCACTTGATGTGTCGGTAAGAGCTCAGGTTTTAAATTTAATGAAAAAACTTAAAGAAGAAAAGGGGCTTACATATATTTTTATATCGCATGATTTAAGTGTAGTAAATCATATCAGTGATAGAATAGCAGTTATGTATCTTGGGAATGTAATTGAATTGGCAGAACGGGATGAGTTATTTAAAAATGCTTTTCATCCATATACTAAAGCTCTTTTATCTGCCGTTCCCATAGCAAGTACAGAAGCTAGAAAAAATAGAATTATTTTAAAAGGGGATATCCCTAACCCCTATGATCCGCCAAAAGGATGTTGTTTTAATACACGATGTCCAAAAGTTACTCAAAGGTGTAGAGAAGAAATTCCGGAATTAAAAACGCTGGCCAGTGATCATTTATGTGCCTGTTTTTATCCTGATTAA
- a CDS encoding ABC transporter ATP-binding protein — translation MPKLLSVKELTVRFAGKKGYTTIVDRVSFDVQNGEILCVVGESGCGKSTIAMSILQLLSINGEISGGHIIMDGQELTSLTEDEMCEIRGNNISMIFQDPMSSLNPTKTVASQLIEPYMIHKGMKRKAARAEALKMLKDVGIPNPEKRLDEYPHQLSGGMRQRVMIAMALACQPKLLIADEPTTALDVTIQAQILDLMRTLRKERGTAIVFITHDLGVVAEMADKVLVLYAGHAVEYNTVEKVFNSPKHPYTMGLLKSVPPVNKHIDFLPSIEGIVPTPGNMPKGCRFYPRCKNRMDICKNSEPKEYNLEDGWVKCFLYGNLKEDKNEL, via the coding sequence ATGCCAAAACTTTTATCCGTAAAAGAATTAACTGTAAGATTTGCAGGAAAAAAAGGATATACTACAATTGTTGACAGAGTCTCGTTTGATGTTCAAAATGGGGAGATTCTTTGTGTTGTTGGGGAATCCGGATGCGGAAAAAGCACTATCGCAATGTCAATCTTACAGTTATTATCAATCAACGGGGAAATATCCGGAGGGCATATTATCATGGACGGACAAGAACTAACAAGTCTTACCGAAGATGAAATGTGCGAAATTCGTGGGAATAATATTTCCATGATTTTTCAAGATCCTATGTCCTCCTTAAACCCAACTAAAACAGTTGCATCACAGCTGATTGAGCCATATATGATACATAAGGGGATGAAAAGAAAGGCAGCCAGAGCTGAAGCTCTTAAAATGTTAAAAGATGTGGGGATTCCAAATCCGGAAAAAAGATTAGATGAATATCCGCACCAATTATCCGGCGGCATGAGGCAAAGGGTAATGATTGCAATGGCATTGGCCTGTCAGCCAAAACTATTGATTGCAGATGAACCGACTACAGCCTTAGATGTTACTATACAAGCTCAAATACTTGATTTGATGAGAACATTAAGAAAAGAAAGAGGAACTGCCATTGTTTTTATTACACATGACCTTGGTGTTGTAGCAGAAATGGCCGATAAGGTGCTTGTGTTGTATGCAGGCCATGCGGTTGAGTATAATACTGTAGAAAAAGTTTTTAACTCCCCAAAACATCCCTATACTATGGGATTACTAAAATCAGTACCTCCCGTAAACAAGCATATTGATTTTTTACCTTCGATTGAAGGAATTGTACCTACTCCGGGGAATATGCCTAAGGGTTGTAGATTTTATCCGAGATGTAAAAATAGAATGGATATCTGTAAAAACAGCGAGCCGAAAGAATATAATCTTGAAGATGGTTGGGTAAAATGTTTTTTATACGGTAATTTAAAAGAGGATAAAAATGAACTCTGA
- a CDS encoding ABC transporter permease — protein MENNMTDDKTYFSENVSEEKKNTYFNEVVEKLLNNKLAMAGLIFFLLLSLLVIILPFILNLDPYTSDPAAFNSAPTHSHILGTDAIGRDLFARLIYGGRTSLMVGVVSTLISLGIGVPLGLIAGYYKKIWEVFIMRLGDIFLSFPSIILILVLVSVIGPSIWSVTIVLGILQWTVFARLIYANVLSIKEKEYIEAAKSIGTSNFSIILKYILPNAFPPILITVTFNVARAILSESALSFLGMGVQPPKASWGNMLYDAQSITVLSRYYWVWLPPGLCIVLTVLSINFFGDGIRDALDPRLKIQVK, from the coding sequence ATGGAAAACAATATGACAGATGACAAAACATATTTTTCAGAAAATGTGTCTGAAGAAAAAAAGAACACTTATTTTAATGAAGTTGTAGAAAAATTATTAAATAATAAATTAGCAATGGCAGGGTTAATATTTTTTTTACTTCTATCGCTTTTAGTAATTATTTTACCTTTTATTTTAAATTTAGATCCATATACATCAGATCCGGCGGCATTTAATTCTGCACCTACACATTCACATATTCTTGGCACTGATGCCATAGGCAGGGATTTGTTCGCAAGATTAATATACGGGGGCCGAACATCATTAATGGTCGGAGTTGTATCAACCCTCATATCTCTTGGCATAGGAGTTCCTTTAGGATTAATTGCAGGGTATTATAAAAAAATCTGGGAAGTATTTATTATGAGACTGGGAGATATATTTTTATCCTTTCCTTCAATAATTTTAATTTTAGTATTAGTATCCGTAATAGGCCCGTCAATATGGTCTGTTACCATTGTATTGGGAATTTTACAATGGACTGTATTTGCTCGATTAATATATGCAAATGTACTGAGTATAAAAGAAAAGGAATATATTGAAGCTGCAAAATCAATAGGCACTTCAAATTTTTCAATCATTTTAAAATATATTTTACCAAATGCTTTTCCGCCAATTTTAATAACCGTTACATTTAATGTTGCAAGAGCAATTTTAAGTGAGTCGGCTTTAAGTTTTCTTGGAATGGGTGTTCAACCGCCAAAAGCAAGTTGGGGTAATATGCTGTATGATGCTCAATCTATCACCGTCCTATCCAGATATTACTGGGTATGGCTTCCTCCGGGCTTGTGCATCGTCCTTACAGTATTAAGTATCAACTTCTTTGGAGATGGAATTAGGGACGCTTTGGATCCGCGTTTAAAGATCCAAGTAAAATAA
- a CDS encoding DNA adenine methylase: protein MNYLTVKPFVKWAGGKTQLLEKIRTKYPKTIEKYCEPFLGGGAVLLDVLANFTPKEVLVNDINKDLINTYKQIQKEPEHIIQQLSELQEFFWNAEASERKSFYLKQREKFNTLQLDTGKNIEKAALFIFLNKTCFNGLYRVNSKGLFNVPIGSYKWPPICDEKNIRLCSQLLQNVQISCADFFSVLDFIDSKTFVYLDPPYRPISKTSFFTAYSEFGFTDQEQRKLKDFVDSITKKGARAVISNSDPKNNNTNDNFFDDLYKMYKIDRIAAKRMINSRASKRGNINELLIYNF from the coding sequence ATGAATTACTTAACGGTAAAACCTTTTGTCAAATGGGCCGGAGGAAAAACTCAGCTACTAGAGAAGATTCGCACAAAATATCCTAAAACTATCGAAAAATATTGTGAGCCGTTTTTGGGAGGCGGAGCGGTACTTTTAGATGTTTTGGCTAATTTTACACCTAAAGAAGTACTTGTAAACGATATAAATAAAGACCTTATAAATACTTATAAACAAATTCAAAAAGAACCTGAACATATAATACAACAACTTTCAGAACTTCAAGAATTCTTCTGGAATGCAGAAGCTTCAGAACGAAAATCATTTTACCTTAAACAACGAGAAAAATTTAATACATTACAACTTGATACCGGAAAAAATATAGAAAAAGCAGCCTTATTCATTTTTTTAAATAAAACCTGCTTTAATGGTTTATACAGAGTCAATTCAAAAGGACTTTTCAATGTTCCTATTGGCTCATATAAATGGCCTCCAATCTGTGATGAAAAAAATATAAGATTATGCTCTCAATTATTACAAAATGTACAAATCAGTTGTGCGGATTTTTTTTCAGTCTTGGATTTCATTGATTCAAAAACATTCGTTTATTTGGATCCGCCATATCGTCCTATTTCGAAAACCTCTTTTTTTACAGCATATTCGGAATTCGGTTTTACCGACCAAGAACAACGAAAACTTAAAGACTTTGTCGATTCAATAACGAAAAAAGGAGCAAGGGCTGTTATAAGCAACTCTGATCCTAAAAATAACAATACTAACGATAATTTTTTTGACGATTTATATAAAATGTATAAAATAGATCGCATCGCAGCAAAAAGAATGATAAATAGCAGGGCCTCAAAACGAGGAAACATTAATGAGCTTTTAATTTATAACTTTTAA
- a CDS encoding ATP-binding protein produces MSTIREMPIGIQSFEKLITSGFFYVDKTEYVWNLVKNPAPYFLSRPRRFGKSLLLSTLKAYFLGQKELFKGLAIEKFEEAEKEKREIWQEYPVLYLDFNLAKYETREDLESLLNNHLCRWEELYGSKDSEKTLSERFFGVINRSYEKTGRQVVILIDEYDKPLLQTMWKDEALNETYRTILKGFFGVIKSADQYLRFAFLTGVTKFSKVSIFSDLNNLRDLSLLSDYSAVCGISQEELETDFKPEIEALAENNSLTYEEALAKLKQRYDGYKFSEDGKNMYNPFSLLNVFADGRMRDYWFATGTPTFLVEYLKKAYYNIPDLDGNVKMNESGLEAYRADTINPLPILFQSGYLTIKDYNDFSRLYRLGFPNDEVRYGFLDNLLPAYTSIRTDKTGLSIWEFYEQIEAGDVDGFMQKMKGIISGIPYDNLTEKDLALREQNYQTAVYLVFALMNQFVHTEVHCATGRADCVVEFQDKVYIFEFKLTSNETAENAVKQIKEKGYADKYSGSGKKIIAIGSSFDEEKRTIADWLVESW; encoded by the coding sequence ATGAGTACGATTAGAGAAATGCCCATCGGCATTCAAAGTTTTGAAAAACTTATAACGAGCGGTTTTTTTTATGTTGATAAGACCGAGTATGTGTGGAACCTTGTTAAAAATCCGGCTCCATATTTTTTAAGCCGTCCCCGCCGCTTCGGGAAAAGCCTTTTGCTTTCCACATTAAAGGCTTACTTCCTCGGTCAAAAAGAACTCTTCAAGGGTTTAGCGATTGAGAAATTTGAAGAAGCCGAAAAGGAAAAACGTGAAATCTGGCAGGAGTATCCTGTACTCTATTTGGATTTTAACCTTGCAAAATACGAAACAAGAGAAGACTTGGAAAGCCTTTTAAATAATCATCTTTGCAGGTGGGAAGAGCTTTACGGAAGTAAGGATTCTGAAAAAACTCTCAGTGAGCGTTTTTTCGGAGTGATAAACCGCTCTTATGAAAAAACCGGCAGGCAGGTTGTTATTCTTATCGATGAATATGATAAACCCCTCCTTCAAACGATGTGGAAGGATGAAGCTTTAAACGAAACCTACCGCACAATCCTCAAAGGTTTTTTCGGCGTTATAAAAAGTGCAGACCAATACCTGCGCTTCGCCTTTTTGACGGGGGTTACAAAATTCAGTAAGGTCAGCATATTCAGCGATTTAAATAACTTACGGGATTTAAGCCTATTGTCGGATTACTCTGCTGTATGCGGTATTTCTCAAGAAGAGCTTGAAACCGATTTTAAGCCTGAGATTGAAGCCCTCGCAGAAAATAATAGCTTGACTTATGAGGAAGCTCTTGCAAAATTAAAGCAAAGATATGACGGCTATAAATTTTCCGAAGACGGAAAAAATATGTACAATCCATTTAGCCTGTTAAATGTTTTTGCCGATGGAAGAATGCGTGACTACTGGTTTGCAACAGGTACACCGACCTTTTTGGTTGAGTACTTAAAAAAAGCTTATTACAATATTCCCGACCTTGACGGAAACGTAAAGATGAACGAGTCCGGTCTGGAAGCCTACCGAGCAGATACAATAAATCCTTTGCCCATTCTTTTTCAATCGGGGTATTTGACGATTAAAGATTATAACGATTTTTCGAGGCTTTACCGATTAGGTTTTCCGAATGATGAAGTGCGTTACGGCTTTTTGGATAACTTGCTTCCGGCTTATACTTCTATAAGAACAGATAAAACAGGGCTTTCGATTTGGGAATTCTACGAGCAGATAGAAGCCGGAGATGTAGACGGCTTTATGCAAAAGATGAAGGGAATAATTTCAGGAATACCCTACGACAATTTGACCGAAAAAGATTTAGCCTTACGTGAACAAAACTATCAGACAGCGGTTTATCTTGTGTTTGCTCTTATGAACCAGTTTGTGCATACGGAAGTGCATTGTGCAACCGGACGGGCTGATTGTGTTGTAGAATTTCAAGATAAGGTTTATATCTTTGAATTTAAGCTTACCTCAAATGAAACGGCGGAAAATGCCGTAAAACAAATCAAAGAGAAAGGTTATGCAGACAAGTATTCGGGCAGCGGTAAAAAAATTATAGCAATCGGTTCAAGTTTTGATGAAGAAAAAAGGACTATTGCAGACTGGCTGGTTGAATCTTGGTAA